A window of Polaromonas hydrogenivorans contains these coding sequences:
- a CDS encoding MarR family winged helix-turn-helix transcriptional regulator: protein MKRPGYDGGSTLIRPYLSGTMAEKSITQALRNPTPVRQPARTAKAPVQAGEAADRMDTSFLETLIGYNARRAALVVIAEFLPRMAQFGLRPVEFSVLTLIGHNPGITSRQLCATLDILPPNLVGMIKHLEKLGMLEKRDHPTDRRAQGLHLTETGKATLPLAEQTASAIEIDATSRLSQAERKTLISLLRKVYLPAA from the coding sequence ATGAAGCGCCCCGGCTATGATGGCGGTTCCACCCTCATCCGGCCTTATTTGTCAGGCACCATGGCCGAAAAATCGATCACCCAGGCACTGCGCAACCCGACCCCTGTCCGCCAGCCAGCGCGAACAGCGAAGGCGCCCGTTCAGGCCGGCGAGGCCGCAGATCGGATGGACACGTCCTTTCTGGAAACCCTGATCGGTTACAACGCCCGTCGCGCCGCGCTTGTGGTGATTGCAGAATTCCTGCCGCGAATGGCGCAATTCGGCCTGCGTCCGGTCGAGTTTTCGGTCCTCACGCTCATCGGCCACAACCCGGGAATCACTTCACGCCAGTTGTGCGCCACCCTGGACATCCTGCCGCCCAACCTGGTCGGCATGATCAAGCACCTGGAAAAGCTCGGCATGCTGGAAAAACGCGATCACCCGACCGACCGCCGCGCGCAAGGCCTGCATCTGACCGAAACGGGAAAGGCCACGCTCCCATTGGCCGAGCAGACGGCCAGTGCGATTGAAATCGATGCCACCTCGCGCTTGAGCCAAGCCGAGCGCAAAACCCTGATAAGTCTGTTGCGCAAGGTCTATCTTCCGGCCGCCTGA